The genomic window atttataaattagaatCCATCAGTGTTATATTGAATCgcttacaattatatatatgtatttgcaCAAAATGTTCACAAGCGAATTCGATACGATTCTATTGGAACGTTATTAGAATATTGTAGGAATgggatattaatttaagaattaatatagaTTAATAGTACATAATATACGAATGTggatatctaaaaaaaaaaaaaaatagttgtacattattttataaaaaaaaatatatatataagattgtcaattttttttattttttattcttaggGTGTATGTACCTGACCTTATTGAAACAAATTGTGAATATTTCTACTTGTTTactattttaaaagaaatagtaACAGAAATGTATGATCAAAAGGTGTTATACTGTCGCCACaactattttatatcgcgaatgGTATGTTATATCTTGCTATAACGTTTAACACACACAATAAACATatgacattaaatttaatattaaatttttttttattccaatcAGGtgacaatatattttttcccaaaaatatactaatattgtataaagtttttaaatatgataatatttaaatgacaCGAACTGTTTATTGGTCAAAGTGATAAACTTCTTTTAAAAGTCactttttaaacattttatattttagtattGAAGCTTTTGGTTAATGCTTAACATTCATGTCTAGCACCTTTTCTATTTGTAGATAATGTTTTTAAACCAATAGATCAATAGaagtaatttttctatttttgctAAAGAGTAAGGAatttacattttgttttataatttagttcacattctaataataattaaaattaagcatttaaagttattttttatcaaattcactatgtgtgtgtatagtatatacatatgataCATTAATATAgacaaaaaagaatattataatgtatCAATGAATCTTTTAGTATTTCTGTACAACTATGTGAACGTTTGAtgtttaactaattttttGAATAGGCCGTGCTCTAAATTCATTAGTTCGGTATAAGTACCGATTTCTGCAATTTGTCCTCCATCGAGTACCACGATTTTATCAGCATTCCTTATCGTACTAAGCCTGTGAGCAATCGTTATTACTGTTCTTCCGCGAATAGCTCGTTCTAATGCCTCTTGAACAAAATATTCGCTTTCCGCATCTAAGGCACTCGTTGCTTCGtccaatattaaaattgttggTTTctagagaagaaaaagagaaagttaCTATGCATAagaattatgaattttaataatcacgAACGCATTTTAACGATTTACCTTGATTAGTGCTCTGGCAATAGCAACCCTCTGACGTTGTCCACCACTAAGGGCAATGCCTCTTTCCCCGACCATTGTGTTTAACCCGTCAGTCATATTATCTGTAAATTGCAACACGTGCGCTAATCTCGCGGCCTCTTCCACATCAACGTCTGTAGCGGATTCCATTccgtataatatattatcttttattgaGCCGCTAAAGAGAATTGGCTCTTGAGATACAATGCTAATCTGCGACTTGACCCACGCGGAATCGAGTAAACGAAGATCGTGCTTGTCTAAGAGTATCGATCCTTTTGTAGGATCGTACAATCTCAATAAAAGTGATGCCACGGTAGATTTACCAGAACCTGAAGAACCAACGATAGCCGTCATAGAACATTCTTTTATAtccaaattaaaatcttttaacacGGGCACTGTTTCTCGCATTGGATATGcaaaaaaaacatttcgaAATGTTACATCTCCCGACAattttttctctaaaatttGCCCTCCCTGAATAGGAATAAGCGGCTTCCGATCGATTAATTCGAACAAACGAGCATTCGCGCCTAgagctttatttaattcgctATATGTCTTGGACAATCCATTCAGAGATATCCCGACATAACCAGCGTATAACAAAAAAGCGCTTAAACTTCCAATTGTTATATCGGAATTTGATACCATGAACACTCCGTTGTAAAGAACCGAAAGAGCAATCGCGTTCCCGGAGAGACCTGTCATACCGAAAAACAATCCTCTATATAAACTTTCCTTATAACACAATTTAAGAACATCTTGTAATTTCGTGCTATATCTATCAATCTCGTGTTTTTCTTGCGCAAACGCCTTAACAGTTCTTATATTGCTAATTCTTTCTTCGGCTATTGTATTAACTACTGCGAAACTGTTCTGCAGTTCCTTCGAGACATTTTTTAACACACGTCCCCAAATTACACCAATAAATGCGACAGGCGGTACTATAGCTAAGCCAAGTAAAGCTAATGATGGTGACACATAAAACATCATAGATATTCCGGTAATCGCCATAATAGCAGAACGCAAACCATCCGATATATTAGACGTGATAGCAGAGCTAATAAGTTGTGTAtctcctgaaaaaaaaataaaaa from Cardiocondyla obscurior isolate alpha-2009 linkage group LG19, Cobs3.1, whole genome shotgun sequence includes these protein-coding regions:
- the LOC139109978 gene encoding ATP-binding cassette sub-family B member 10, mitochondrial, which translates into the protein MTILWKLLTNPGILRKTGCCGNHVSQKNLFSSWLTRQSTRFLKNRVFIGLRQYATVQRSKLTPAVHVVKGKKRSELKTLLLLASPEKWTLIKAIALLLVSSTVTMAVPFCFGKVIDIVNTVEKANMKENLSRLTLVLLVVFLVGGISNFGRVYLISTAGHRITQSLRKQAYAAILQQETAMFERQSTGELVGRLTGDTQLISSAITSNISDGLRSAIMAITGISMMFYVSPSLALLGLAIVPPVAFIGVIWGRVLKNVSKELQNSFAVVNTIAEERISNIRTVKAFAQEKHEIDRYSTKLQDVLKLCYKESLYRGLFFGMTGLSGNAIALSVLYNGVFMVSNSDITIGSLSAFLLYAGYVGISLNGLSKTYSELNKALGANARLFELIDRKPLIPIQGGQILEKKLSGDVTFRNVFFAYPMRETVPVLKDFNLDIKECSMTAIVGSSGSGKSTVASLLLRLYDPTKGSILLDKHDLRLLDSAWVKSQISIVSQEPILFSGSIKDNILYGMESATDVDVEEAARLAHVLQFTDNMTDGLNTMVGERGIALSGGQRQRVAIARALIKKPTILILDEATSALDAESEYFVQEALERAIRGRTVITIAHRLSTIRNADKIVVLDGGQIAEIGTYTELMNLEHGLFKKLVKHQTFT